Proteins co-encoded in one Dasypus novemcinctus isolate mDasNov1 chromosome 6, mDasNov1.1.hap2, whole genome shotgun sequence genomic window:
- the LOC111758628 gene encoding uncharacterized protein, whose product MASWGQNQDQGRQAPVLSTPDDQHAVLHPARRTEGVPGQGPNSGNPEVRSMSMALSPSVMSRASSVPSLALPSSPFYTGCPSTQQQPPSTPIPSTFSPNEESWGWGNREQNPIPGQAPLRSLADSCREDPGLSQQLDCRLLQQLLRECPEWEQLLNPTLKTLLQSFLKSQRPKNPQEILVGLRDPQSEMRKLLQWLLGHVPNWKMLLDQSLRRILQQYVSSQGQQPGQGEQQGETLQACLPTSQQWQWRQQQQQQQQQQQQQQQQQQQQQQQQQQQPALRGQQLQMLQVYLPTYQYSQQPQVLRPGQGRQQGQTLQACLPTFQYLQQQPTQGGQQPQMLQVYLPMYQYTQQPQVLHPAQGGQQPQMLQAYLPTFQYSQQPQVPQPGRGGQPGQMLHVNQPTYQQWQQQPDFHGQQPQMLQTYLPTFQYSQQLSSADQLPGGLQTACPPHQGSGGQH is encoded by the coding sequence ATGGCCTCCTGGGGACAGAACCAGGACCAAGGACGACAAGCACCTGTTCTGAGCACCCCTGATGACCAGCATGCTGTCCTCCACCCTGCTAGGAGGACAGAGGGTGTTCCTGGCCAGGGACCCAACTCAGGGAACCCTGAAGTCAGGAGCATGAGCATGGCCCTGAGTCCTTCTGTGATGTCCAGGGCAAGCTCGGTACCTTCTTTGGCCTTGCCCAGTTCACCATTCTACACCGGCTGTCCATCAACCCAACAACAGCCTCCAAGTACTCCCATACCTTCCACATTTTCTCCAAATGAAgagtcttgggggtgggggaatagagAACAAAATCCCATCCCAGGACAAGCCCCTCTTAGGTCATTGGCTGACTCCTGCAGGGAAGACCCAGGGCTGTCCCAGCAACTTGACTGCAGACTCTTGCAGCAGTTATTGCGGGAATGTCCTGAATGGGAACAACTATTGAACCCAACGCTCAAGACACTTCTACAAAGTTTTCTAAAATCCCAACGCCCAAAGAATCCCCAGGAGATACTTGTTGGCCTGAGAGATCCACAGTCAGAAATGAGAAAGCTGCTCCAGTGGCTGCTTGGACATGTTCCCAACTGGAAGATGCTCTTAGATCAGAGTCTCAGGAGGATCCTTCAGCAATATGTTTCATCCCAGGGGCAGCAGCCTGGCCAGGGAGAGCAGCAGGGAGAGACCCTGCAGGCCTGTCTGCCCACGTCCCAGCAGTGGCAGtggaggcagcagcagcagcagcagcagcagcagcagcagcagcagcagcagcaacaacaacaacaacaacaacagcagcaacaacaacctGCCCTCAGAGGGCAGCAGTTGCAGATGCTGCAGGTCTATCTGCCTACATACCAGTATTCTCAGCAGCCCCAGGTACTACGGCCTGGCCAGGGACGGCAGCAGGGGCAGACATTGCAGGCCTGTCTGCCCACATTCCAGTATCTGCAgcaacagcccacccagggcgGGCAGCAGCCACAGATGCTGCAGGTCTATTTGCCCATGTACCAGTATACTCAGCAGCCCCAGGTACTACATCCTGCCCAGGGTGGGCAGCAGCCACAGATGCTGCAGGCCTATTTGCCCACTTTCCAGTATTCACAGCAGCCCCAGGTGCCGCAGCCTGGCCGGGGAGGGCAGCCGGGGCAGATGCTGCACGTCAATCAGCCAACTTaccagcagtggcagcagcagccTGACTTCCATGGACAGCAGCCACAGATGCTGCAGACCTATCTGCCCACGTTCCAGTATTCACAGCAGCTCAGCTCAGCCGACCAGCTGCCAGGAGGGTTGCAGACCGCTTGTCCTCCCCACCAGGGCAGTGGTGGTCAACACTGA